TAAAATTTTCTATGTATTGGACTATATTGACTTTTATTGGAGTAAGGTATCTTCAAGTGTATGTAGTTGATAATTTGTATAGTCTAATAATGCCTTATTGGCCAATTATAGCAACTGTGTTGTTGATAGCATTGTTTGTGGATGAAATTTTCACTATAAAATTCTTGAGAGGAAATAGAGATATAATATAACTTTAAAAAGATAATATTAAGTTTAGATTGTAGTTAAAAGAAAGCTATGCTAAAATGGTGAAATCATTTAAAGTTAGCTTTCTTTTTTATTTGATAGAGTTAACATTCTAATAAGTTTCAAAAGTTTATATAGAGTATTATTTATTATATGGTATTACTTAGTTAAAATAAATTATAAATATTAGATGTAGTTTGTAATTATCAATCTAAACTGTAAAAAGTCTTTTTTGCCAGCAATCCTACTGCGGCAATTATAATTGCCGTTCCAATAAGCAGGATATAAACGTTGCCTGTAAACCTATCAAACAACACACCATACAGAGCCTGACCGAGCGGTTGACTACACATAACAACGGTACTCACATAGGCCATAATTTTCCCTAAAAGGTGGTTTGGTGTTTTCTGCTGTATGACAGACAGAATGAGTACAGAGAACATACAATAAAGTAATTGATTAGCTGAAAAAGCAATCGTTATCAGTAAATAAGAGGTGAATGTAGGTGCATTAAGTAAAAAAGTTAATCCAACAGGCACCAAGAAAATCCCCATTAAAATCATAAAATAATATAGTTTTTTGGTTTTTAATTTGGTTCCAATAACACCGGCTGCAATACCGCCTAATATACCTGCGGCACCTAAACACCCCTCTGTAATACCATAATGTTCTGCACTTAGTCCTAATGTAACCCGGATAAGATATGGTTTACCGACAATAGCAACAGCAGCAATGAAAAAAGAGATAGCTCCAGTAAAAAGAAGCGCTTTAAGAATATCGGGTTGATCTTTCACCATGAACTTCATACTGTCCTTAAAATCACTTTTAACAATATGAACAATGTTCCCTTTCTCTGTTGGTGGCGTAAAAGGTATATGTATAAAAATCTCTAAAATAGAGGATAAGAAAAAACTGATACCGCTGATAACAATGATAGGCCCCACACCAAACAGGCCATACAAAATACCTCCCAATACCGGGCCGAGCAAATTAGAAAAAGCCATAACCTGATTTACAACGGAATTTGCCTGAATTAAATGATTTTCTGTTTGAAGCAGTGGAACACTGGATTGTACTGATGGCTGGTAAAATGCCTGTATAAGTGAGAGTAAAATCAGTACAACTGCAATAGCGGGAACAGCCGAATTTTCATTAAGAATAAAACCAAAGATAAAGACGATTGCCGCCGTGGTAAAATCCAAAGCAACCATTATATTTCTTCGGTTCACTCTATCAGCCAACATTCCGCCAAACGGCGATAGAACGATGGTTGGGAGCATAGAAATAGCCATAATAGAGCCAAAAATTGTTGCCGACCCAGTGGCGTCGAGAATATAAAGCGAAAGAGCAAATCGCAGAATTACATTTCCAAATAATGAAATAATCTGCCCAACAACAACCATTGTAAAATTTTTGTTGAAAAGTTTCTGGTACATAAAATCCTCCTATTGTAGTTTAAAAGTATTGACCTGCCATTGTCATATAGCTATATTTTCAATTACAGGTCAATCAGGGTTAATAGATGAAAATGCTTCGGATAAGAAATTTTGTGATTTTGATTAACATGGGAAAACCAAATTTAAGAATTGATTTTCCAAATAGGAGAACAACTATACTCGCTATCCCTAACAACAAATCATTCTTTTCAAAATGGCTCTCCATAGGCTCACCTCTTTCTGAAAATAAAAAGTTCTATGGCATTGGCAGCTATGACAATTCCACCGCTGATTAAACAGACTTTTGCAGCGGTATTTTGCCCCTTTTCAAACAATGGATATGAGGCAGCCAACAAGCCTACTCCCGATAAGCAAGCAATACTCTTTCCAATCATGCGAACAGGCCGATGTTTCCATGCGCGGTTTATGGAGTGGTCAAACTTATCGGCGGCACCCTCGATTGCATTTTCGATAACCTGTTCAAATCTTTCTTCTGTCATGGTAATGACCTCCTTTTTAATACATTTGGTTGGTATGTATATAAGTAATATTAAAAGGCTTAACGCCTAATTAATACCTTACGAATGAATGTATGTGATTAAATAAAATTGCCTTTTGCAAGGCAATTTTATTTACTCTGCCGCTACAATCTCCTTAAAATAATGGTCTGCCATTTCCTTAATTTCATCATCAATCAGCGAAACGCCCATCGCCTCAAGCATGGTACAAATACAGAGAAATTTATTCATTATTTCAGTAGCCGACGCAGGATAAACAGAGGGAGCTAACCACAAATTAGTCAATAAAGGAAGTAACTCGGAAAGTTCTTTTGCATAGCTCGTGTGAATTGAACCGTCCCGCTGACCTTCCTCTATTAGCTCTAACCACAGGGGTGCAATCAATCGTCTATCGGTATCAATCATTCCAGCTAAAATTCGTGGATTTTTCAAAACAGGTATACTATGTTTGCTTATTTCTGCCCTATCCGCATCGGCATGATTAATTTTAATAACTTCGCGCATTT
This sequence is a window from Clostridioides difficile. Protein-coding genes within it:
- a CDS encoding MFS transporter, whose amino-acid sequence is MYQKLFNKNFTMVVVGQIISLFGNVILRFALSLYILDATGSATIFGSIMAISMLPTIVLSPFGGMLADRVNRRNIMVALDFTTAAIVFIFGFILNENSAVPAIAVVLILLSLIQAFYQPSVQSSVPLLQTENHLIQANSVVNQVMAFSNLLGPVLGGILYGLFGVGPIIVISGISFFLSSILEIFIHIPFTPPTEKGNIVHIVKSDFKDSMKFMVKDQPDILKALLFTGAISFFIAAVAIVGKPYLIRVTLGLSAEHYGITEGCLGAAGILGGIAAGVIGTKLKTKKLYYFMILMGIFLVPVGLTFLLNAPTFTSYLLITIAFSANQLLYCMFSVLILSVIQQKTPNHLLGKIMAYVSTVVMCSQPLGQALYGVLFDRFTGNVYILLIGTAIIIAAVGLLAKKTFYSLD
- a CDS encoding TetR/AcrR family transcriptional regulator; its protein translation is MARNKYPEVTVEKILEVSQRLFMEKGYDDTTIQDIVNELGGLTKGAIYHHFKSKEEIMDALGEKMFFDNNPFTIAKQRKELNGLQKMREVIKINHADADRAEISKHSIPVLKNPRILAGMIDTDRRLIAPLWLELIEEGQRDGSIHTSYAKELSELLPLLTNLWLAPSVYPASATEIMNKFLCICTMLEAMGVSLIDDEIKEMADHYFKEIVAAE